The following are encoded in a window of Phaseolus vulgaris cultivar G19833 chromosome 3, P. vulgaris v2.0, whole genome shotgun sequence genomic DNA:
- the LOC137806694 gene encoding protein S40-5-like codes for MAKGRKFPTTARSERFLGTTYSSQGSAAVEPSEFREEDVWSTPEDREGDFKASPGQWEPREWPRRRNSREQQVHRHVGGLSLAFENPNGSGGGGATRIVHHQYRAQHDTVSSSPRGRHHQMATSAPVNVPDWSKILRADSVESLHEMDVAFDDNDSEMVPPHEYLARSRQMAANSVFEGVGRTLKGRDMRRVRDAVWSQTGFDG; via the coding sequence ATGGCCAAGGGTCGAAAATTCCCCACCACGGCCCGAAGCGAGCGCTTCTTGGGAACAACCTACTCATCCCAGGGCTCCGCCGCCGTCGAACCCTCCGAGTTCCGGGAAGAGGACGTGTGGTCCACGCCGGAAGACCGCGAAGGAGACTTCAAGGCCTCGCCGGGCCAGTGGGAGCCACGCGAGTGGCCGCGGCGACGGAACAGCAGGGAGCAGCAGGTGCACCGGCACGTTGGGGGTTTGTCGTTGGCGTTCGAGAATCCGAATGGGTCGGGTGGTGGTGGTGCCACGAGAATCGTGCACCACCAGTACCGCGCACAGCACGACACCGTTTCGTCGTCGCCACGTGGACGCCATCACCAAATGGCCACGTCAGCACCCGTGAACGTGCCCGACTGGAGTAAGATCCTCCGGGCCGACTCGGTCGAGTCGCTTCACGAGATGGACGTCGCCTTCGACGACAACGACTCCGAGATGGTTCCGCCGCACGAGTACCTGGCGCGCAGCCGCCAGATGGCGGCGAACTCCGTATTCGAGGGCGTGGGGCGCACGTTAAAGGGCCGCGACATGAGACGGGTTCGCGACGCCGTTTGGAGCCAGACCGGGTTCGACGGCTGA